One window from the genome of Actinoplanes teichomyceticus ATCC 31121 encodes:
- a CDS encoding ABC transporter ATP-binding protein, producing the protein MLEVKGLRKVYRAGNREVEALRDLTFTVEGGDLVCLVGPSGCGKTTLLRCVSGLLTPTSGEVRVDRKVVTGPPPGMAVVFQEYGRSLFPWMSVRDNVELPLRQKRVARARRRELVDSALEAVGLAGTAAAYPWQLSGGMQQRVAIARAVAYEPETLLMDEPFAAVDAQTRADLEDLVRALWQRLKVTVLFVTHDIDEAVYLGRRVVMLSSSPTVVQDELVVDLPAERDQLHTRADPRFVELRTRVYEQIQLAKRAVPQ; encoded by the coding sequence ATGCTCGAAGTGAAGGGTCTGCGCAAGGTCTACCGGGCCGGCAACCGCGAGGTGGAGGCGCTGCGCGACCTCACCTTCACCGTCGAGGGCGGCGACCTGGTGTGCCTGGTCGGGCCGTCCGGCTGCGGCAAGACCACGCTGCTGCGATGCGTCTCCGGCCTGCTGACGCCGACCTCGGGTGAGGTGCGGGTGGACCGCAAGGTGGTGACCGGGCCGCCGCCGGGCATGGCGGTGGTCTTCCAGGAGTACGGCCGCAGCCTGTTCCCGTGGATGAGCGTGCGCGACAACGTGGAGCTGCCGCTGCGGCAGAAGCGGGTCGCACGCGCGCGCCGCCGGGAGCTGGTCGACTCCGCCCTGGAGGCGGTCGGGCTGGCCGGGACCGCGGCGGCGTACCCGTGGCAGCTGTCCGGCGGGATGCAGCAGCGGGTGGCGATCGCCCGGGCGGTGGCGTACGAGCCGGAGACGCTGCTGATGGACGAGCCGTTCGCGGCCGTCGACGCGCAGACCCGGGCCGACCTGGAGGACCTGGTCCGGGCGCTGTGGCAGCGACTGAAGGTGACCGTGCTGTTCGTGACGCACGACATCGACGAGGCGGTCTACCTGGGCCGGCGGGTGGTGATGCTGTCGTCGTCGCCGACCGTGGTGCAGGACGAGCTGGTGGTGGACCTGCCCGCGGAACGCGACCAGTTGCACACCCGGGCGGATCCGCGGTTCGTCGAGTTGCGGACCCGGGTCTACGAGCAGATCCAGCTGGCGAAGAGGGCCGTACCGCAATAG
- a CDS encoding ABC transporter permease, which yields MTTARRGHPVPLALAGPAGLLLIVEALPRLGLVDARYLPPASRIATALAAEAATPAFWQAVADTLYAWATGLLIAVVAGVLAGLVIGSAPVLRALTASTVEFLRPIPSVALIPVAVLLYGTELGSTLLLVCYAAFWQVLVQVLYGVADVDPVAEETARSFRFSAWGRVRHVLWPTALPYVFTGIRLAASVALVLAVTAELVIGAPGLGREIATAQNSDAVPTMYALIVVTGALGVVINLLTRTGERRLLAWHQSVRGEVAV from the coding sequence GTGACGACGGCCCGCCGCGGCCACCCGGTCCCGCTCGCCCTCGCCGGGCCGGCCGGGTTGCTCCTGATCGTGGAGGCGCTGCCCCGGCTCGGCCTGGTCGACGCACGGTACCTGCCGCCGGCCAGCCGGATCGCGACCGCGCTCGCCGCCGAGGCGGCCACCCCGGCGTTCTGGCAGGCCGTCGCCGACACCCTGTACGCCTGGGCGACCGGCCTGCTCATCGCGGTGGTCGCCGGCGTGCTGGCCGGCCTGGTGATCGGCTCGGCGCCGGTGCTGCGCGCGCTGACCGCGTCCACGGTGGAGTTCCTGCGCCCGATCCCGTCGGTGGCGCTGATCCCGGTGGCCGTGCTGCTCTACGGCACCGAGCTGGGCTCCACCCTGCTGCTGGTCTGCTACGCCGCGTTCTGGCAGGTGCTGGTCCAGGTGCTGTACGGCGTGGCGGACGTCGACCCGGTCGCCGAGGAGACCGCGCGCAGCTTCCGGTTCTCCGCCTGGGGCCGGGTCCGGCACGTGCTCTGGCCGACCGCGCTGCCGTACGTGTTCACCGGCATCCGGCTGGCCGCCTCGGTGGCGCTGGTCCTGGCGGTCACCGCCGAGCTGGTGATCGGCGCGCCCGGACTGGGCAGGGAGATCGCGACCGCGCAGAACTCGGACGCGGTGCCGACCATGTACGCGCTGATCGTGGTGACCGGCGCGCTCGGCGTGGTGATCAACCTGCTGACCCGGACCGGTGAGCGCCGCCTGCTCGCCTGGCACCAGTCGGTCCGCGGTGAGGTGGCCGTCTGA
- a CDS encoding ABC transporter permease: protein MNMLKRVVLATALPIVLFTGWYWLSAGSESYYAPPLRAILQAFADTWRPQRLRADVAPSLLRLVAGYLSAALIGVGLGVAVGLHPRLRAVLEPVLEFFRAIPPPVLVPVIMLFAGIGDGMKVIVIVFGCVWPILLNTVEGVRATDSVVLDTARAYGVTGPARLTRVLLPSASPRIAAGLRQALSIAIILMVISEMFASSNGLGFAIVQFQRSFAIPEMWSGIILLGLLGFALSLLFRLAERRALRWYEGLRAARRRAG from the coding sequence ATGAACATGCTGAAACGGGTGGTGCTGGCGACCGCGCTGCCGATCGTCCTGTTCACCGGCTGGTACTGGCTCAGCGCCGGCAGCGAGAGCTACTACGCGCCGCCGCTGCGCGCCATCCTCCAGGCGTTCGCCGACACCTGGCGGCCGCAGCGGCTGCGCGCCGACGTGGCGCCCAGCCTGCTCCGGCTGGTCGCCGGGTACCTGTCGGCCGCGCTGATCGGCGTCGGCCTGGGCGTGGCGGTCGGGTTGCACCCGCGGCTGCGCGCGGTGCTGGAGCCGGTCCTGGAGTTCTTCCGGGCCATCCCGCCGCCGGTCCTGGTACCGGTGATCATGCTGTTCGCCGGGATCGGCGACGGCATGAAGGTGATCGTGATCGTGTTCGGCTGCGTGTGGCCGATCCTGCTCAACACGGTCGAGGGGGTGCGTGCGACCGACAGCGTGGTGCTCGACACCGCCCGGGCGTACGGCGTGACCGGCCCGGCCCGGCTGACCCGGGTGCTGCTGCCGTCGGCGTCCCCGCGGATCGCGGCCGGGCTGCGCCAGGCGCTGTCCATCGCGATCATCCTGATGGTGATCAGCGAGATGTTCGCGTCCAGCAACGGTCTGGGCTTCGCCATCGTGCAGTTCCAGCGCAGCTTCGCGATCCCGGAGATGTGGAGCGGGATCATCCTGCTCGGCCTGCTCGGCTTCGCGCTCTCGCTGCTGTTCCGGCTCGCCGAGCGGCGGGCGCTGCGATGGTACGAGGGGCTGCGCGCGGCGCGGCGCCGGGCCGGCTAG
- a CDS encoding M28 family peptidase: protein MRPLPLIGAAVLITGLAAAPAQAAAATPDIPVANVKAHLAQLQSIATANGGNRAHGRPGYLASVTYVKGLLDAAGFTTTQQSFTYNGATGYNLIADWPGGDTGDTLMIGAHLDSVTAGPGINDNGSGSAANLEVALQVARSGFQPRRHLRFGWWGAEELGLRGSTAYVNSLTSAQKSAITGYLNFDMVASPNPGYFLYDGDNSDNTGSGPGPAGSAQIEQTLAAYFTSIGVPTRGTDFDGRSDYGPFISAGIPAGGIFTGAEGRKTSAQVALWGGTATAFDPCYHASCDTTANINDTALDRNSDAIAYAVWTLANDGTTPPTGTTVWSDDFETAKGWTAGAADTATSGRLERGDPEATSSSGVTTQLGTAAGGTYSLITGAAAGASAGANDLDGGVTTLTSPQITLPSGTLTLSLSWYLAYLNNATSADYLRVRVVGATSSTTVLSLSAAASNKAAAWTTASANLSGYAGQTVRLQVEAADTGTASLIEAAVDNVVITKS, encoded by the coding sequence GTGCGACCACTCCCCCTCATCGGCGCCGCCGTGCTGATCACCGGCCTCGCCGCCGCCCCCGCTCAGGCCGCGGCCGCCACCCCGGACATCCCGGTGGCGAACGTCAAGGCCCACCTGGCCCAGTTGCAGAGCATCGCCACCGCCAACGGCGGCAACCGGGCGCACGGCCGCCCCGGCTACCTCGCCTCGGTGACCTACGTGAAGGGCCTGCTGGACGCGGCCGGCTTCACCACCACCCAGCAGAGCTTCACCTACAACGGCGCCACCGGCTACAACCTGATCGCCGACTGGCCCGGCGGCGACACCGGCGACACCCTGATGATCGGCGCGCACCTGGACAGCGTCACGGCCGGTCCGGGCATCAACGACAACGGCTCCGGCTCGGCGGCGAACCTGGAGGTGGCGCTGCAGGTGGCCCGGTCCGGCTTCCAGCCGCGGCGGCACCTGCGGTTCGGCTGGTGGGGCGCGGAAGAGCTCGGGCTGCGCGGGTCCACGGCGTACGTCAACTCGCTGACCAGCGCGCAGAAGTCGGCGATCACCGGCTACCTGAACTTCGACATGGTCGCATCACCCAACCCGGGCTACTTCCTCTACGACGGCGACAACTCGGACAACACCGGCTCCGGCCCCGGCCCGGCCGGCTCCGCGCAGATCGAGCAGACCCTCGCCGCGTACTTCACCTCGATCGGCGTGCCGACCCGCGGCACCGACTTCGACGGGCGCAGCGACTACGGGCCGTTCATCAGCGCCGGCATCCCGGCCGGCGGCATCTTCACCGGCGCCGAGGGCCGCAAGACGTCCGCGCAGGTCGCGCTCTGGGGCGGCACCGCGACCGCGTTCGACCCGTGCTACCACGCGTCCTGCGACACCACGGCCAACATCAACGACACCGCGCTGGACCGCAACTCCGACGCCATCGCGTACGCCGTCTGGACCCTGGCGAACGACGGCACCACCCCGCCCACCGGCACGACGGTCTGGTCGGACGACTTCGAGACCGCGAAGGGCTGGACCGCCGGCGCCGCGGACACCGCCACCTCCGGCCGGCTGGAGCGCGGCGACCCGGAGGCGACCAGCAGCTCCGGCGTCACCACGCAGCTGGGCACCGCGGCCGGCGGCACGTACAGCCTGATCACCGGGGCGGCCGCGGGCGCCAGCGCGGGCGCCAACGACCTGGACGGCGGCGTCACCACCCTGACCTCGCCGCAGATCACCCTGCCCAGCGGCACGCTCACGCTGAGCCTGTCCTGGTACCTCGCGTACCTCAACAACGCCACCAGCGCGGACTACCTGCGGGTCCGGGTGGTCGGCGCGACGAGCAGCACGACGGTGCTCAGCCTCAGCGCGGCGGCCAGCAACAAGGCCGCGGCGTGGACCACGGCCAGCGCCAACCTCTCCGGGTACGCCGGCCAGACCGTGCGGCTGCAGGTCGAGGCGGCCGACACCGGCACGGCGTCGCTGATCGAGGCCGCGGTCGACAACGTGGTGATCACCAAGTCCTGA
- a CDS encoding alpha/beta hydrolase — MRKFLAATVAASAGLLIGAGTIPAAAAAHGGHASGYTPPPIDWGTCTRPSLQARNAECGFLVVPLDYAKPNGTKIKIAVSRIKHKSSDAQYQGVMLTNPGGPGGSGLGLPVIGESVPNGAGDLYDWIGFDPRGVGSSVPALSCDTEYFGYNRPYFVPVNRKLEKTWRAKAAGYAKKCDKAGGALLDHVKTTDSVADMESLRKALGAKQINYYGFSYGTYLGQVYATLHPERIRRAVFDGVVDPTRVWYDANLDQDVQFDKNMDVYFGWIAKYDSVYHLGKTGKAVEAKYYATLQALRKTPAAGKIGPDEWNDIFVSAGYYVYGWQDVADAFAAWVNDRDPSLLLANYAEPGGVAADNNYAMYLATQCTDVKWPQNWSKWQRDNWKIYAKHPFMTWNNAWYNAPCLNWGAKPGKPVQISGKKAPGILLIAETNDAATPFTGALEVRKRFGKSVLIEGVGGTTHSGSLSGIACTDDTIATYLATGVLPKRVPGNRSDKRCAPVPQPDPTAAAALRADVAGKQPARPVPSVGRPALVK; from the coding sequence ATGCGGAAATTCCTGGCGGCCACCGTCGCCGCCTCGGCCGGTCTCCTGATCGGTGCCGGCACGATCCCGGCTGCCGCGGCGGCCCACGGGGGCCACGCGAGCGGCTACACCCCACCACCCATCGACTGGGGCACCTGCACGCGGCCGAGCCTGCAGGCTCGTAACGCCGAGTGCGGCTTCCTGGTCGTCCCGCTGGACTACGCCAAGCCGAACGGCACCAAGATCAAGATTGCGGTGTCCCGGATCAAGCACAAGTCCAGCGACGCCCAGTACCAGGGCGTCATGCTCACCAACCCGGGCGGCCCCGGCGGCTCCGGCCTCGGCCTGCCGGTGATCGGCGAGTCGGTGCCCAACGGCGCCGGCGACCTGTACGACTGGATCGGCTTCGACCCGCGCGGCGTCGGCTCCAGCGTGCCGGCCCTCTCCTGCGACACCGAGTACTTCGGCTACAACCGGCCGTACTTCGTGCCGGTCAACCGGAAGCTGGAGAAGACCTGGCGCGCCAAGGCCGCCGGGTACGCGAAGAAGTGCGACAAGGCCGGCGGCGCGCTGCTGGACCACGTCAAGACCACCGACTCGGTCGCCGACATGGAGAGCCTGCGCAAGGCCCTGGGCGCGAAGCAGATCAACTACTACGGCTTCTCGTACGGCACGTACCTCGGCCAGGTCTATGCCACGCTGCACCCGGAGCGGATCCGCCGGGCGGTCTTCGACGGCGTGGTCGACCCGACCCGGGTCTGGTACGACGCCAACCTGGACCAGGACGTCCAGTTCGACAAGAACATGGATGTCTACTTCGGCTGGATCGCCAAGTACGACTCGGTCTACCACCTGGGCAAGACCGGCAAGGCGGTCGAGGCCAAGTACTACGCGACGCTGCAGGCGCTGCGCAAGACCCCGGCCGCCGGCAAGATCGGCCCGGACGAGTGGAACGACATCTTCGTCTCGGCCGGCTACTACGTCTACGGCTGGCAGGACGTCGCCGACGCGTTCGCCGCCTGGGTGAACGACAGGGACCCGTCGCTGCTGCTGGCCAACTACGCCGAGCCCGGTGGGGTGGCCGCCGACAACAACTACGCGATGTACCTGGCCACCCAGTGCACCGACGTCAAGTGGCCGCAGAACTGGTCCAAGTGGCAGCGGGACAACTGGAAGATCTACGCCAAGCACCCGTTCATGACCTGGAACAACGCCTGGTACAACGCGCCCTGCCTGAACTGGGGCGCCAAGCCCGGCAAGCCGGTGCAGATCTCCGGGAAGAAGGCCCCCGGGATCCTGCTGATCGCCGAGACCAACGACGCGGCGACGCCGTTCACCGGCGCGCTGGAGGTGCGTAAGCGCTTCGGGAAGTCGGTGCTGATCGAGGGCGTCGGCGGTACCACGCACTCCGGCTCGCTGAGCGGGATCGCGTGCACCGACGACACCATCGCCACGTACCTCGCGACCGGCGTCCTGCCCAAGCGGGTGCCCGGCAACCGGTCCGACAAGCGGTGCGCGCCGGTGCCGCAGCCGGACCCGACGGCCGCCGCGGCGCTGCGTGCCGACGTGGCCGGCAAGCAGCCGGCCCGCCCGGTGCCGAGCGTCGGCCGCCCCGCGCTGGTCAAGTGA